From Acidobacteriota bacterium, a single genomic window includes:
- the udk gene encoding uridine kinase has translation MIIGICGGTGSGKTTIARRIVESVGAENVVLVEQDSYYRNLSDMPLDERHHANFDHPDSIDSDLLVNHLKRLRNGQSIDMPIYDFVSHTRKEESEPIDPKPVVIVEGILIFAEPAILDLLDVRVFVDTPDDIRLIRRLRRDVQERGRSFERTLWQYEHTIRPMHYEFVEPSKRHADIIIPEGGNPEISTQFLCGLVREKLLKERGAA, from the coding sequence ATGATAATCGGAATTTGCGGCGGAACAGGTTCGGGAAAAACGACGATCGCGCGACGCATTGTTGAAAGCGTCGGCGCGGAAAACGTCGTTCTCGTCGAACAGGATTCCTACTATCGCAACCTGTCCGATATGCCGCTCGATGAGCGTCATCACGCCAATTTCGATCATCCGGATTCGATCGACAGCGATCTTCTCGTCAATCATCTGAAACGCCTGCGCAACGGACAGTCGATCGATATGCCGATCTATGATTTCGTCTCGCACACGCGCAAGGAAGAAAGCGAACCCATCGATCCGAAACCGGTGGTCATCGTCGAGGGAATCCTGATCTTTGCGGAACCGGCGATTCTCGACCTGCTCGACGTTCGCGTGTTTGTCGACACGCCGGACGACATCCGGCTGATTCGCCGCCTTCGCCGCGACGTCCAGGAACGCGGACGATCGTTCGAACGCACGCTCTGGCAGTACGAGCATACGATCCGGCCGATGCATTACGAGTTCGTCGAACCGAGCAAGCGTCACGCCGACATTATTATTCCGGAAGGCGGAAACCCGGAGATCAGCACTCAGTTCCTATGCGGGCTGGTGCGGGAAAAACTTTTGAAAGAGCGAGGAGCGGCATAA
- a CDS encoding purine-nucleoside phosphorylase — protein sequence MTYENAVEAAGFIRSKFDKDIETVIVLGSGLGAFADELENAVRIPYEEIPHFARSTVEGHAGQLVLGEIGGVTVAVQQGRFHYYEGYEMPQVIFPMRVFGVLGVKNVILTNAAGSLRTSFKPGSLILIRDHINMMGVNALRGPNDERFGPRFPDMTMVYDRAFQELVYEEALRMARERKVPQFLYRGVYCALSGPTYETPAEIRVFRILGADVVGMSTVPEAIAARHFGMRVLGISCVTNLGAGLSGMPIKHEEVMETGARVASIFKELLRRVIAKMN from the coding sequence ATGACCTACGAAAACGCGGTTGAAGCGGCCGGATTCATTCGGTCGAAATTCGACAAAGACATTGAAACGGTGATCGTTCTCGGCAGCGGGCTCGGGGCATTCGCCGATGAACTCGAGAATGCCGTTCGCATTCCTTACGAGGAGATTCCGCATTTCGCGCGCTCGACCGTAGAAGGCCACGCCGGCCAACTCGTGCTCGGCGAGATCGGTGGCGTCACGGTCGCCGTTCAACAGGGGCGTTTTCACTATTACGAAGGCTACGAAATGCCGCAGGTGATATTTCCGATGCGGGTTTTCGGAGTTCTCGGCGTCAAGAATGTGATCCTCACCAACGCCGCCGGCAGTTTGCGGACGAGTTTTAAGCCGGGAAGCCTGATCCTCATCCGCGACCATATCAATATGATGGGCGTCAATGCTCTTCGCGGTCCGAACGACGAACGATTCGGGCCGAGATTTCCCGATATGACGATGGTTTACGACCGCGCGTTTCAGGAACTGGTCTATGAGGAAGCGCTGCGTATGGCGCGCGAACGCAAGGTGCCGCAATTTCTGTACAGAGGCGTTTACTGTGCGCTTTCCGGCCCGACCTATGAAACGCCGGCCGAAATCCGCGTCTTTCGAATTCTCGGCGCGGACGTCGTCGGGATGTCAACGGTTCCCGAGGCCATTGCCGCGCGTCATTTCGGAATGCGCGTCCTCGGCATTTCGTGCGTTACAAACCTCGGCGCCGGACTTTCGGGTATGCCGATCAAGCACGAAGAGGTAATGGAAACCGGAGCCCGGGTAGCGTCGATCTTCAAAGAACTCTTGCGGCGCGTGATCGCAAAGATGAACTGA
- a CDS encoding ABC transporter permease, with the protein MSELFSAAFITILIFATIRNATPLIFAALGGMFSERSGVINIALEGLMLAGAFTAAVATYELKNPYLGFLCGMAAGAVLALVYAISVIKFEADQVVSGTAIWMMMLGLPPVISGAIYDSAGSTPQIDIGYKIPELFNAVSYASILAFLLVPLCWYVLYKTPFGLRLRATGENPAAADAAGVNVIRLRYLAVVLSGVLAAAGGAYLSIGQSSLFTRGMSAGRGFIALAALILAKWKPVPVLFACLFFGFTEALSVLLQGVIKMPSGEDIPVQFIQIIPYVLTIIVLAGFIGLSRAPKALGIPYNKEK; encoded by the coding sequence ATGAGCGAACTATTTTCCGCCGCATTCATAACGATCCTGATTTTTGCGACCATCCGCAACGCGACGCCGCTGATCTTCGCCGCTCTCGGCGGTATGTTCTCCGAGCGCTCGGGCGTGATCAACATCGCTCTCGAAGGCTTGATGCTCGCCGGCGCTTTTACCGCCGCCGTCGCGACGTACGAGTTAAAGAATCCATACCTCGGATTCCTGTGCGGAATGGCGGCCGGCGCAGTTTTGGCTTTGGTCTACGCGATCTCGGTGATCAAGTTCGAGGCCGACCAGGTCGTTTCGGGAACCGCCATTTGGATGATGATGCTCGGACTCCCGCCAGTCATCAGCGGCGCGATATACGATTCGGCCGGGTCGACTCCGCAGATCGACATCGGCTACAAAATCCCGGAACTGTTCAACGCCGTCTCGTACGCGTCGATCCTTGCGTTTCTGCTCGTTCCGCTTTGCTGGTACGTGCTCTACAAAACGCCATTCGGACTGCGTCTGCGCGCGACGGGCGAGAATCCGGCGGCGGCGGACGCGGCCGGCGTCAACGTCATCCGGCTGCGTTATCTCGCGGTCGTTCTGTCGGGGGTCCTTGCCGCGGCGGGCGGCGCTTATCTTTCGATCGGCCAGAGTTCGCTGTTCACCCGCGGAATGAGCGCCGGCCGCGGTTTCATCGCGCTCGCGGCGCTGATCCTCGCCAAATGGAAACCGGTTCCGGTCCTTTTCGCGTGTCTCTTTTTCGGATTCACGGAAGCGCTCTCGGTTCTGCTGCAGGGCGTGATCAAGATGCCGTCGGGCGAAGACATTCCGGTTCAGTTCATCCAGATCATTCCGTACGTGCTGACGATCATCGTGCTTGCAGGTTTCATCGGTCTGTCACGCGCTCCGAAAGCGCTCGGAATTCCGTACAACAAGGAGAAGTGA
- a CDS encoding ABC transporter permease, producing the protein MKILREILSPLIAVLAAFIVGGIIVLLIADDPIHTFALLVGNSFGSLRDLGYTLFIATPLIFTGLAVAVAFRCGLLNIGAEGQLYVAAFVTAWVGIKFGGTVVNVFGKDVDYSWVSLPAFLLIPMCIVAAIVAGGVWGAIPGYLKARFGSHEVINTIMLNFIAIALVSYFTQYHFKQAGDPILQTVPIGAAAHIPRISQFIPGMPDFVPLSVAFLIAILMCVLVYIFLWKTKWGYELRATGENPSAAEYGGISPKKQIIVAMTISGGLAGMVAIGEVLGYRYRYYDGFSDGWGFLGIAVALLGRNHPLGVFLAAIFFAVLKRGDIFVDAFTEHVSKDLVEVLQAIVIIFVASMQKFSRK; encoded by the coding sequence ATGAAAATTCTTCGTGAAATTCTATCGCCGCTGATCGCGGTGCTCGCCGCGTTCATCGTCGGCGGCATCATCGTCCTGCTCATCGCCGACGATCCGATCCATACGTTCGCGCTGCTCGTCGGCAACTCGTTCGGCTCGCTTCGCGACCTCGGTTACACCTTGTTCATCGCCACGCCGCTGATCTTTACGGGTCTCGCCGTCGCGGTCGCGTTCCGTTGCGGGCTTCTGAACATCGGCGCCGAAGGCCAGCTTTACGTCGCGGCTTTTGTTACCGCGTGGGTCGGCATCAAATTCGGCGGAACCGTGGTCAACGTTTTCGGCAAGGACGTCGACTATTCGTGGGTCTCGCTGCCGGCGTTTCTCCTGATTCCGATGTGCATCGTCGCGGCGATCGTCGCCGGCGGCGTCTGGGGCGCGATTCCCGGCTACCTCAAGGCGCGATTCGGCTCGCACGAGGTGATCAATACGATCATGCTCAATTTCATCGCGATCGCGCTCGTCAGCTATTTCACGCAGTATCATTTCAAACAGGCCGGCGACCCGATCCTTCAAACCGTGCCGATCGGCGCCGCGGCGCACATCCCGCGGATCAGCCAGTTCATCCCCGGAATGCCGGACTTCGTCCCGCTGAGCGTCGCGTTTCTGATCGCCATCCTGATGTGCGTGCTCGTTTACATCTTTTTGTGGAAAACGAAATGGGGCTACGAACTGCGCGCGACCGGCGAGAACCCTTCGGCCGCGGAGTACGGCGGGATCTCGCCGAAAAAGCAGATCATCGTCGCGATGACGATCTCGGGCGGGCTTGCCGGAATGGTCGCGATCGGAGAGGTTCTCGGCTATCGATACCGCTATTACGACGGATTCTCCGATGGCTGGGGTTTTCTCGGGATCGCCGTCGCGCTGCTCGGCCGCAATCACCCGCTGGGAGTCTTTCTCGCCGCGATCTTTTTCGCCGTTTTGAAGCGCGGCGACATTTTCGTCGATGCGTTCACCGAACACGTTTCCAAGGATCTGGTCGAGGTCTTGCAGGCGATCGTGATCATTTTCGTGGCCTCGATGCAGAAGTTTTCAAGGAAATAA
- a CDS encoding Hsp20/alpha crystallin family protein has protein sequence MMSIMKYDPFRELRSLQDEMNRLFLTNYARTDDREITRGAWTPSVDIFENKDQLVIEAELPGMKPEDVNVSIENNVLTLHGERKLEQKTEGDNFHRVERSYGSFTRSFTLPPTVSSENANAEFENGVLRLTLAKREEAKPRRIEIKVGGEPAKKIEAKA, from the coding sequence ATTATGAGTATTATGAAATATGATCCTTTTCGCGAACTTAGAAGTTTGCAGGATGAAATGAACCGCCTTTTCTTGACCAATTACGCGCGAACCGATGACCGCGAGATCACGCGCGGCGCCTGGACACCGAGCGTTGATATCTTTGAAAACAAAGATCAGCTCGTCATCGAGGCCGAACTTCCGGGAATGAAACCGGAAGATGTCAACGTTTCGATCGAAAACAACGTGCTTACCCTGCACGGTGAGCGTAAACTGGAACAAAAGACCGAGGGTGACAACTTCCACCGCGTCGAACGCTCCTATGGAAGCTTTACCCGCTCGTTCACGTTGCCGCCGACCGTTTCGAGCGAAAACGCGAACGCCGAATTCGAAAACGGCGTACTGCGTTTGACGCTCGCCAAGCGCGAAGAAGCGAAACCGCGGCGGATCGAGATCAAGGTCGGCGGTGAACCGGCAAAGAAGATCGAAGCTAAGGCTTAG
- the clpB gene encoding ATP-dependent chaperone ClpB, producing the protein MRLDRFTIRGQEAVQEAIGAAEKNQNQQVEPEHLLASMLEQKEGTLRPILGKIGANAGTILTDVLAAIARFPQVSGGQQYFSSRINTIFQEAQKAAESMQDEYVSTEHLLLAIADEKAGDAGRILRSNGVTKEDAAKSIAEMRGGSRITDQNAEENFQALEKYAMDLTERARKGKLDPVIGRDDEIRRTIQVLSRRTKNNPVLIGEPGVGKTAIVEGLAQRIISGDVPETLKNKRLVGLDLGAMLAGAKYRGEFEDRLKSVLKEIEKSDGQIILFIDELHTLVGAGASEGAIDASNMLKPALARGMLRCVGATTLNEYQKYIEKDKALERRFQQVYVGEPNVEDTIAILRGLKEKYEVHHGVRITDAAIVAAATLSNRYITDRFLPDKAIDLIDEAASRLRIEIDSLPQEIDVLEREILQLEIERQALSRETDAKAKARLADIEKRIADLNEKSGGMKAKWQSEKDEIEKMRGAKEQLEQSRLQLEQARQAGDLNRAAELQYGTIPTLEKQLTDEQARLAELQKDGVFLKEEVDEEDVAEVVAKWTGVPVSKMLEGEMQKLVKMEENLRRRVIGQDEALEAVANAVRRARAGLGDPHRPIGSFIFLGPTGVGKTETAKALAEFMFDDERALVRLDMSEYMEKHAVARMIGAPPGYVGYDEGGQLTEAVRRRPYSVVLFDEIEKAHPDVFNVLLQILDDGRLTDSKGRVVDFKNTVLIMTSNLGSREIQNAGMVDTPLKEIVFDVLRSAFKPEFLNRIDDIVVFTQLSRDEIAQIIDVQLEKLRRTLAERGIAITLDETAKDLLVEEGYDPTFGARPLKRAIQTMIQNPLALKLLSGEVVSGQSLRISAENGAMKFTPQTVNASAS; encoded by the coding sequence ATGAGACTCGACAGATTCACAATTCGCGGCCAGGAAGCCGTGCAGGAAGCGATCGGCGCGGCCGAAAAGAACCAGAACCAGCAGGTCGAACCCGAACATCTGCTCGCCTCGATGCTTGAGCAGAAAGAAGGCACGCTGCGGCCGATACTCGGCAAGATCGGCGCCAACGCGGGAACGATCCTGACCGACGTTCTCGCCGCAATCGCCCGTTTTCCACAGGTTTCCGGCGGACAGCAGTATTTCAGCTCGCGCATCAATACCATCTTCCAGGAGGCACAAAAGGCCGCCGAATCGATGCAGGACGAGTATGTCTCGACCGAGCATCTGCTGCTCGCGATCGCCGATGAAAAAGCCGGCGACGCGGGAAGGATCCTGCGCTCGAACGGCGTCACAAAGGAAGATGCCGCGAAATCGATCGCCGAAATGCGCGGCGGATCGCGAATCACCGACCAGAACGCCGAAGAGAATTTTCAGGCACTCGAAAAATACGCGATGGATCTGACCGAACGCGCCCGCAAAGGCAAACTCGATCCGGTCATCGGCCGCGACGACGAGATCCGTCGCACGATCCAGGTTCTCTCGCGCCGCACCAAAAACAATCCGGTGCTGATCGGCGAACCCGGCGTCGGGAAAACGGCGATCGTCGAGGGTCTCGCGCAGCGGATCATTTCCGGCGATGTCCCGGAAACGCTCAAGAACAAACGGCTCGTCGGGCTCGATCTGGGCGCGATGCTGGCCGGCGCGAAATATCGCGGCGAATTTGAGGATCGTCTGAAGTCGGTCCTGAAAGAGATCGAGAAATCTGACGGACAGATAATCCTCTTCATCGACGAACTTCACACACTCGTCGGCGCGGGCGCATCCGAAGGCGCGATCGATGCCTCGAATATGCTCAAACCGGCGCTCGCGCGCGGGATGCTGCGATGCGTCGGCGCAACGACGCTCAACGAATACCAAAAATACATAGAAAAGGACAAAGCGCTCGAACGGCGTTTTCAGCAGGTTTATGTCGGCGAACCGAACGTCGAGGACACGATCGCGATCCTCCGCGGTTTGAAAGAAAAATACGAAGTGCATCACGGCGTCCGGATCACCGACGCGGCGATCGTCGCCGCGGCGACGCTTTCGAACCGCTACATCACCGACCGGTTTCTGCCGGACAAGGCGATCGACCTCATCGACGAGGCGGCGTCGCGCCTGAGGATCGAGATCGACTCGCTGCCGCAGGAGATCGACGTTCTCGAACGCGAGATCCTGCAACTCGAGATCGAGCGCCAGGCACTCTCGCGCGAGACCGATGCGAAGGCCAAAGCAAGACTCGCCGACATCGAGAAGCGCATCGCCGATCTCAACGAAAAATCGGGCGGAATGAAGGCCAAATGGCAGTCCGAAAAAGACGAGATCGAGAAGATGCGTGGCGCGAAGGAACAACTCGAACAGTCGCGCCTGCAACTCGAACAGGCGCGGCAGGCGGGCGATTTGAACCGCGCGGCCGAACTCCAGTACGGCACGATCCCGACGCTCGAAAAGCAGCTGACGGACGAGCAGGCACGGCTCGCCGAACTCCAGAAAGACGGCGTTTTCCTGAAGGAAGAGGTCGACGAGGAGGACGTCGCCGAGGTCGTCGCCAAATGGACCGGCGTTCCGGTGAGCAAGATGCTCGAGGGCGAAATGCAGAAACTCGTGAAAATGGAGGAGAATCTGCGCCGCCGCGTCATCGGTCAGGACGAAGCGCTCGAAGCCGTCGCCAACGCGGTCCGCCGCGCCCGCGCCGGACTTGGCGATCCGCATCGACCAATCGGTTCATTCATTTTTCTTGGTCCGACCGGCGTCGGAAAGACCGAAACGGCCAAGGCGCTCGCCGAATTTATGTTCGACGACGAACGCGCGCTTGTCCGGCTGGATATGTCGGAATATATGGAAAAGCACGCCGTCGCGCGTATGATCGGCGCGCCTCCGGGGTATGTCGGCTACGACGAAGGCGGCCAACTGACCGAGGCCGTCCGGCGGCGCCCGTATTCGGTCGTGCTCTTCGACGAGATCGAAAAAGCGCATCCGGACGTTTTCAATGTTCTGCTTCAGATCCTCGACGACGGCCGTCTGACGGATTCGAAGGGCCGCGTCGTCGATTTCAAGAACACGGTTCTGATCATGACGAGCAATCTCGGCTCGCGCGAGATCCAGAACGCCGGAATGGTCGACACGCCGCTCAAGGAGATCGTTTTCGACGTTCTGCGCTCGGCGTTCAAACCCGAATTCCTGAACCGCATTGACGACATCGTCGTCTTCACGCAGCTTTCGCGCGATGAGATCGCCCAGATCATCGACGTCCAGCTCGAGAAGCTCCGTCGGACACTTGCCGAACGCGGGATTGCGATCACGCTCGACGAAACGGCGAAAGATCTGCTCGTCGAAGAAGGCTACGATCCGACGTTTGGAGCCCGGCCGTTGAAACGCGCGATTCAGACGATGATCCAGAACCCGCTCGCGCTCAAACTTTTGAGCGGCGAAGTCGTTTCAGGCCAAAGTTTGCGGATCTCGGCCGAGAACGGGGCGATGAAATTCACGCCCCAAACCGTGAACGCGTCTGCTTCGTAA
- a CDS encoding nucleotide exchange factor GrpE, whose protein sequence is MSEEEISKEEIEGLLEEDGEDIPVVDKRTFNADGERVKTEEAKEHIPPIVAKLEEEVAVERQRREAAEHKLIGVQSKFDELRAQMERETAEMRQRLQRHNEQRMQIEKSEFLTTLLPILDNLGLAVKAGETDTSFEHLFVGVKGTARMFEQTLLSLGVEPIDTVGADFDPELHEAVEMVEADEEQDGKITSEFSRGYKFGDRLLRAARVQVGKAK, encoded by the coding sequence ATGAGTGAAGAGGAAATAAGCAAAGAAGAGATCGAAGGTTTGTTGGAAGAGGACGGAGAGGATATTCCGGTCGTTGATAAACGCACTTTCAATGCGGATGGGGAACGAGTGAAAACAGAAGAGGCAAAAGAACATATTCCGCCGATCGTCGCGAAGCTCGAAGAAGAGGTCGCGGTCGAGCGTCAGCGCCGTGAGGCCGCCGAGCATAAACTCATCGGCGTGCAATCGAAATTCGACGAACTCCGCGCACAGATGGAACGCGAAACCGCCGAGATGCGCCAGCGACTGCAGCGGCACAACGAGCAGCGGATGCAGATCGAAAAGAGCGAGTTTCTGACGACGCTTCTGCCGATCCTCGACAACCTCGGCCTTGCCGTCAAGGCCGGCGAGACGGACACGTCATTCGAACATCTTTTCGTCGGCGTGAAGGGAACCGCGCGAATGTTCGAGCAGACACTGCTCAGCCTCGGGGTCGAACCGATCGACACGGTCGGCGCGGATTTCGATCCGGAGCTTCACGAAGCGGTCGAAATGGTCGAGGCCGATGAGGAACAGGACGGCAAGATCACGTCCGAATTCTCGCGCGGCTACAAGTTCGGCGACCGGCTTCTGCGCGCCGCACGCGTCCAGGTCGGAAAAGCCAAGTGA
- a CDS encoding ATP-dependent Clp protease ATP-binding subunit — translation MADIDAYKDKFSESGRRILETALDESKRRDQNFVSIEHILHAIALEEGDLFNSTMRDLAVDPRSVRLLIEKRMESGRQHTGKGFRIAPETTELFKRSMDRARSQGRRVIEASDIFYVLSNDERSILNDVLQNLGVPAEEVAQTARTRIHKREKEEERVRQKYELPSFLRHFGVSMNKLARQDKIPPTIGREKEIRQMIEILCHRERSNSPMLVGEPGVGKTAVVEGLARLIELEPEKVPARLRDSHIVQLQMGGLVAGTMLRGMFEERIKGIIDEVKEKENIILFIDEAHTIIGAGAAMGTSSDAGNMFKSALARGELRIIGATTRTEYKEYIGEDEALSRRFRLVNVDEPTLDETREILLGLRPRLERNYSVKISDEAINTALEMSPKYIRSLHLPDKAIGWLDTASVKVEINEPASMVVKPEHIIEVISQESRIPKDMIYRDTSDRFSLMEEALADRVIGQKEAVRSVAERLRLNKGPLKENHYAPDGVLLFLGPTGVGKTELAKAVAEFMFGDEEKMIRIDMSEYGDGTVGIEKLIGMPRGIVGSERGGILTEQLRENPYTVLLLDEVEKANPYLMNLFLQAFDEGWMTDGRGKKVYLSDAIVIMTSNLGSNSFKKYEKPLGFGMKSLGEMKAIKQDVMKAAEERFSPEFRNRIDEIVIFSPLTMDEVKEIANIYVGKLKRRMERQGKLVDVTETALDLMTEKGFSPTYGARFLKRFIDQKVKLPLTNQWKASTRFVVDAEDGEITVKPIDAFSLN, via the coding sequence ATGGCAGATATCGACGCATACAAAGACAAATTCAGCGAAAGCGGCCGCCGCATCTTGGAAACAGCACTCGACGAGTCGAAACGGCGGGACCAGAACTTCGTCTCGATCGAGCATATTCTGCACGCGATCGCGCTTGAAGAGGGCGATCTTTTCAACTCGACGATGCGCGACCTGGCGGTCGATCCGCGATCGGTGCGTCTGCTGATCGAAAAACGTATGGAGAGCGGACGCCAGCATACCGGCAAGGGCTTTCGCATCGCGCCCGAAACGACCGAGCTTTTCAAACGCTCGATGGATCGCGCACGCTCGCAGGGCCGGCGCGTGATCGAGGCGAGCGACATCTTTTACGTGCTTTCGAACGACGAGCGGAGCATTCTCAACGACGTTCTCCAGAATCTGGGAGTTCCGGCCGAAGAGGTCGCGCAGACCGCGCGGACCCGCATTCACAAACGCGAAAAGGAAGAAGAACGCGTCCGGCAAAAATATGAATTGCCGTCGTTTCTCCGTCATTTCGGCGTTTCGATGAACAAACTCGCCCGGCAGGACAAGATTCCGCCGACGATCGGTCGTGAAAAAGAGATCCGGCAAATGATCGAGATCCTCTGCCATCGCGAACGTTCGAATTCACCGATGCTCGTCGGCGAACCCGGCGTCGGAAAAACCGCCGTCGTCGAGGGTTTGGCGCGTCTCATAGAACTTGAACCAGAGAAAGTGCCCGCAAGACTGCGCGATTCGCATATCGTCCAACTTCAGATGGGCGGACTCGTCGCCGGAACGATGCTTCGCGGAATGTTCGAGGAACGGATCAAGGGCATCATCGACGAGGTCAAGGAGAAAGAGAACATCATCCTTTTCATTGACGAGGCACACACGATCATTGGCGCCGGCGCGGCGATGGGAACGTCGTCCGACGCGGGCAATATGTTCAAATCGGCGCTCGCGCGCGGCGAACTGCGCATCATCGGCGCGACGACGCGAACCGAATACAAGGAATATATCGGCGAGGACGAAGCGCTTTCGCGCCGGTTCAGATTGGTCAATGTCGATGAACCGACGCTCGACGAAACGCGCGAGATCTTGCTCGGACTCCGCCCGCGGCTCGAACGCAATTACTCGGTGAAAATATCGGACGAAGCGATCAACACCGCGCTCGAGATGTCGCCGAAGTACATCCGCAGCCTGCATCTTCCGGACAAGGCGATCGGCTGGCTCGACACGGCTTCGGTCAAGGTCGAGATCAACGAACCCGCGTCGATGGTCGTCAAGCCCGAACATATCATCGAGGTCATTTCGCAGGAATCGCGAATTCCGAAGGATATGATCTATCGCGACACGTCGGACCGTTTCTCGCTAATGGAAGAAGCGCTCGCCGACCGCGTCATCGGACAAAAGGAAGCAGTTCGCTCGGTCGCTGAGCGTTTGCGGCTGAACAAGGGCCCGCTCAAGGAAAATCATTACGCGCCCGACGGCGTGCTGCTTTTCCTTGGACCGACCGGCGTCGGTAAGACCGAACTCGCCAAGGCGGTCGCGGAATTTATGTTCGGTGATGAGGAGAAAATGATCCGCATCGATATGAGCGAATACGGCGACGGCACGGTCGGGATCGAAAAACTGATCGGAATGCCGCGCGGTATCGTCGGATCGGAACGCGGCGGAATCCTGACCGAGCAGCTTCGCGAGAATCCGTACACCGTTCTGCTTCTCGACGAGGTCGAAAAAGCGAATCCGTATCTGATGAACCTGTTCCTGCAGGCTTTCGACGAGGGCTGGATGACGGACGGACGCGGCAAGAAGGTCTATCTTTCCGATGCGATCGTGATAATGACGTCGAATCTCGGTTCGAACAGCTTCAAGAAATACGAAAAACCGCTCGGCTTCGGAATGAAGTCGCTCGGCGAGATGAAGGCGATCAAACAGGACGTGATGAAGGCCGCCGAAGAGCGATTCTCGCCCGAGTTTCGCAACCGCATCGACGAGATCGTCATCTTCTCGCCGCTGACGATGGACGAGGTCAAGGAGATCGCGAACATCTATGTCGGCAAACTGAAACGGCGTATGGAACGCCAGGGCAAACTCGTCGACGTCACTGAAACCGCGCTCGACTTGATGACCGAAAAGGGTTTCAGCCCGACCTACGGCGCGCGGTTCCTGAAGCGCTTCATCGATCAGAAGGTGAAGCTTCCGTTGACCAATCAATGGAAAGCCTCGACGCGTTTCGTCGTCGACGCCGAAGACGGCGAGATCACGGTCAAACCGATCGACGCATTCAGTTTGAATTAA
- a CDS encoding IS110 family transposase encodes MSQNYLGIDVSKSKFDVVLLVGEKSVSKEFANTPKGMKLLQGWLRSLRAGEVHACLEATGSYSDGIANFLYEAGYCVSVVNPFRTHSFRDAKLLRNKTDKVDAGMIAEFCRSERPEPWKPPSPQVIHLQALSRRIDALEEMRLMETNRLDTAPKQAKTSVKRMIRVLEKEIAALRKEAEDLIDSDPDLKQQDELLRSIPGVGKKTSMMLLSEVEFDRYDSARSVAAYAGVTPAKQDSGKQIKTRLSRVGAVRIRKGMYFPAIVAMTHNPIITEFASRLSKRGKRKMQIVCAAIRKLLHIAYGVLKHRTPFTPNPAF; translated from the coding sequence ATGTCGCAGAATTATTTAGGTATTGATGTTTCGAAGTCGAAGTTCGACGTTGTTTTGCTGGTGGGCGAGAAGAGCGTCTCAAAGGAGTTCGCAAACACTCCGAAAGGAATGAAGCTGTTGCAGGGATGGCTGCGATCGCTTCGGGCCGGAGAGGTTCACGCCTGCCTTGAGGCGACCGGCAGTTACTCGGACGGGATCGCCAATTTCCTGTACGAGGCCGGCTATTGCGTCTCGGTCGTCAACCCGTTCCGGACCCATAGCTTCAGGGATGCCAAGCTGTTGCGGAACAAGACCGACAAAGTGGACGCGGGTATGATCGCGGAGTTTTGCCGGAGCGAGAGGCCGGAGCCTTGGAAACCTCCCTCACCTCAGGTAATCCATTTGCAGGCCCTGAGCCGGCGGATAGACGCGCTCGAGGAGATGCGTCTGATGGAGACCAACCGGCTTGATACGGCGCCGAAGCAGGCGAAGACGAGCGTCAAGCGAATGATCCGCGTTCTCGAAAAGGAGATCGCCGCGCTGCGCAAGGAAGCCGAGGACCTCATCGACAGCGATCCGGACCTGAAGCAGCAGGACGAGCTTCTGCGTTCGATCCCGGGGGTTGGAAAAAAGACCTCGATGATGCTTCTCAGCGAAGTCGAGTTCGACCGCTACGACTCGGCCAGATCAGTGGCCGCCTATGCCGGAGTGACGCCGGCAAAGCAGGATTCCGGCAAGCAGATAAAGACCAGGCTCTCGAGAGTCGGCGCCGTCAGGATAAGAAAGGGCATGTACTTTCCGGCGATCGTCGCCATGACCCATAACCCGATAATCACCGAATTTGCATCCCGTCTTTCCAAACGCGGGAAGAGGAAGATGCAGATCGTGTGCGCGGCCATCAGAAAGCTGCTGCACATCGCTTACGGGGTTCTCAAACACCGAACCCCTTTTACGCCAAATCCGGCGTTTTGA